A window of Halomonas sp. H10-9-1 contains these coding sequences:
- a CDS encoding pseudouridine synthase produces the protein MRLDRFLSESTELTRSLAKKAMHRGEVSVDGEVIKNPATQLGESSRVTWNGRPLALVGLRYVMLHKPGGVECSARRSLYPRAIDLIELPMIERLQTVGRLDVDTTGLVLLSDDGQWSHRVTSPKRRCGKVYRVTLADPLEGSALDDAVARFAEGLLLDGEEKPTRPAELAMREPTVAELTLFEGKYHQVKRMFAAIGHLVVALHRESIGPLSLGELAEGEWRELSVEEVAAF, from the coding sequence ATGCGCCTCGACCGTTTCCTGAGCGAGTCCACCGAGCTCACCCGCAGCCTGGCCAAGAAGGCGATGCATCGCGGCGAGGTCAGCGTCGATGGCGAGGTCATCAAGAACCCGGCCACCCAGTTGGGCGAGTCCAGCCGGGTGACCTGGAATGGCCGGCCACTCGCCCTGGTGGGGCTGCGCTACGTGATGCTGCACAAGCCGGGCGGTGTGGAGTGTAGCGCACGGCGCAGCCTCTATCCGCGGGCCATCGACCTGATCGAGCTGCCCATGATCGAGCGCCTGCAGACGGTGGGGCGCCTGGATGTGGATACCACCGGACTGGTGCTGCTGAGCGATGATGGCCAGTGGTCGCATCGGGTCACCTCGCCCAAGCGTCGCTGCGGCAAGGTCTACCGGGTGACCCTGGCCGACCCGCTGGAGGGGAGCGCCCTCGATGACGCTGTCGCGCGCTTCGCCGAGGGGCTGCTGCTCGACGGCGAGGAGAAGCCCACTCGCCCGGCCGAGCTCGCCATGCGCGAGCCGACCGTCGCCGAGCTGACCCTCTTCGAGGGCAAGTATCACCAGGTGAAGCGGATGTTCGCGGCCATCGGCCATCTCGTCGTGGCCCTGCACCGTGAGTCCATCGGCCCGCTGTCGCTGGGCGAGTTGGCCGAGGGGGAGTGGCGCGAGCTGAGCGTGGAGGAGGTCGCGGCCTTCTAG
- a CDS encoding diguanylate cyclase encodes MLLAGEWRDPVIYIYSIDLIAQFFLDGEPLYQYGEFDEQGRGRFAGWPWHMLELPEDFAGKTLHVRAFSDYTDIGLWGEVRVTDRLDVLTLIVQRSWDDVVISAFSLLLALLAGSFALIGAQRQSLGAVALFSLAASTMILAETQFSQLLIDRALLWDSLAAAGYFTLPVGMGLLLTHWLSGTPRRFMGMLWRLHLVYLVAALGLSQLGLVIVASTFPPFDLMLSITLPLMLALAAWHFRRLETEQRWIIGSFALMAGLLMADMAVAHGLLDWRKVPVSLGLLAFSLAIVGVSLWHYRRTQRQLSRLNRRLEEQVRERTAKLDCLVRKLEGFSYEDPLTGLKNRRYFDELMQHEASRADREGAPLSLIMIDLDHFKQINDQYGHEAGDSVLMAVAGLLQSHFRNADVVCRLGGEEFVALLPGATTERAETRARELVTRASELVLRHGNIPLPNITLSCGVATYPCHAREPIALLGLADKALYQAKYQGRNRSATWSALTADTLPPATTAG; translated from the coding sequence GTGCTTCTCGCAGGGGAGTGGCGCGACCCGGTGATCTACATCTACAGCATCGACCTGATCGCCCAGTTCTTCCTGGACGGGGAGCCGCTCTACCAGTACGGCGAGTTCGACGAGCAGGGCCGCGGCCGCTTTGCCGGCTGGCCCTGGCACATGCTCGAGTTACCGGAGGACTTCGCCGGCAAGACGCTTCACGTCAGGGCCTTCTCCGACTACACCGATATCGGCCTGTGGGGCGAGGTTAGGGTCACGGATCGCCTGGATGTGCTGACGCTGATCGTGCAGCGCTCCTGGGACGATGTGGTGATCAGCGCCTTCTCGCTACTCCTGGCCCTGCTCGCCGGCAGCTTCGCGCTCATCGGGGCGCAACGCCAGAGCCTGGGGGCCGTGGCCCTCTTCTCGCTGGCGGCCAGTACCATGATCCTCGCCGAGACCCAATTCAGCCAGCTGCTCATCGACCGGGCGCTGCTGTGGGACAGCCTGGCCGCCGCCGGCTACTTCACGCTGCCGGTGGGCATGGGGCTGCTGCTGACGCACTGGCTCTCGGGAACACCACGACGCTTCATGGGCATGCTGTGGCGACTGCATCTGGTCTATCTTGTCGCCGCACTGGGGCTCAGCCAGTTGGGCCTGGTGATCGTGGCCAGCACCTTTCCTCCCTTCGACCTGATGCTGTCGATCACCCTGCCGCTGATGCTGGCCCTGGCCGCCTGGCACTTCCGTCGCCTGGAAACCGAGCAGCGCTGGATCATCGGCAGCTTCGCGTTGATGGCGGGGCTGCTGATGGCGGACATGGCGGTTGCCCATGGCCTGCTGGATTGGCGCAAGGTGCCGGTCAGCCTGGGGTTGCTGGCCTTCTCGCTGGCCATCGTGGGGGTATCGCTGTGGCACTACCGCCGCACCCAGCGCCAGCTATCGCGCCTCAATCGGCGCCTCGAGGAGCAGGTACGCGAGCGCACCGCCAAGCTCGACTGCCTGGTACGCAAGCTCGAAGGCTTCTCCTACGAGGACCCGCTCACCGGGCTCAAGAATCGCCGCTACTTCGACGAGCTGATGCAACACGAGGCGAGTCGCGCCGACCGCGAAGGGGCGCCGCTGTCGCTGATCATGATCGATCTGGATCACTTCAAGCAGATCAACGACCAGTATGGCCACGAGGCGGGAGACAGCGTGCTGATGGCGGTGGCCGGGCTACTGCAGAGCCACTTCCGCAATGCCGATGTGGTATGCCGGCTGGGCGGCGAGGAGTTCGTGGCGCTGCTGCCCGGCGCCACTACCGAGCGCGCCGAGACTCGCGCCCGGGAGCTCGTCACCCGGGCCAGCGAGCTCGTGCTGCGCCACGGGAACATCCCCCTGCCCAATATCACGCTGTCATGCGGCGTGGCGACCTACCCCTGCCATGCCCGGGAACCCATCGCCCTGCTGGGGCTCGCCGACAAGGCGCTCTATCAGGCCAAGTACCAAGGGCGCAATCGCAGCGCCACCTGGTCTGCGCTCACCGCCGATACCCTGCCGCCAGCAACCACCGCCGGCTAG